A stretch of Desulfobacter hydrogenophilus DNA encodes these proteins:
- the dnaN gene encoding DNA polymerase III subunit beta, translating to MKFSFNKKDILEVLAKIQGITGRKTNLKITSDLLIKAVESKITITANDLETVFTGTYEAQVEKPGILSINSKKFFEIIREYPNENICINEVENRWVEIGSGDSVYHIVSSDYENFPETPVIENVDFIDIAAKDLKKMVTVSSVVGYQNDEKRIYVLGSLIEKAEVEGQDMLRIVSTDSRRLHCFDAPFTGDLDLGSSRVIIPKKGLTELGKFIDSDIETIKVGVKGNHFVSQRANESIMIKLLEGDYPDYKLVINFEGMIPIEVERAMFLTLMKRVSILTSEDYKSVIFNFTENSLAVTITNPEIGESKEQLMVGFSGEEIKSAFNPRYFMDALNLFGDEIVTLNIKDSKSPCIVKSMKNNNLICVIMSIHLS from the coding sequence ATGAAATTTTCCTTCAATAAAAAGGATATCCTGGAAGTTCTGGCAAAAATTCAGGGTATCACCGGCAGAAAAACAAATTTAAAAATCACCTCGGATCTTTTGATCAAGGCGGTTGAGTCAAAGATAACCATCACGGCCAATGACCTTGAAACGGTTTTCACCGGGACCTATGAGGCGCAGGTTGAAAAACCGGGAATTTTGTCTATCAACTCAAAAAAATTCTTTGAAATCATCAGGGAATATCCCAATGAAAATATCTGCATCAATGAGGTTGAAAACCGGTGGGTTGAAATAGGATCCGGGGACAGCGTTTACCACATTGTCTCCTCGGATTATGAAAATTTTCCTGAAACCCCTGTGATTGAAAACGTCGACTTCATAGATATTGCCGCCAAAGACCTGAAAAAGATGGTGACTGTCTCCTCTGTGGTGGGATATCAGAACGACGAAAAAAGGATCTATGTCCTGGGCTCCCTGATTGAAAAGGCAGAGGTTGAAGGACAGGACATGCTGCGGATCGTTTCAACGGATTCAAGAAGACTTCACTGTTTTGACGCGCCGTTTACAGGGGATCTTGATCTGGGAAGTTCCCGGGTAATCATTCCCAAAAAAGGGCTGACCGAACTTGGAAAATTCATTGATTCTGATATAGAAACCATCAAGGTGGGCGTCAAGGGCAATCATTTCGTGTCCCAGCGCGCCAATGAATCCATCATGATCAAACTGCTTGAAGGCGACTATCCGGACTACAAGCTTGTCATTAATTTCGAGGGCATGATCCCCATTGAAGTTGAGCGGGCAATGTTTCTAACACTGATGAAACGAGTTTCCATCCTTACCTCGGAAGATTATAAAAGCGTTATATTCAACTTTACGGAAAATAGCCTGGCCGTTACCATCACTAACCCTGAGATCGGCGAGTCAAAAGAGCAGCTCATGGTTGGTTTTTCAGGCGAAGAGATAAAAAGCGCCTTTAACCCCAGGTACTTCATGGATGCCCTTAATCTATTCGGAGACGAAATTGTGACATTGAACATCAAAGACAGCAAAAGCCCCTGCATCGTTAAAAGCATGAAAAACAATAACCTTATTTGCGTAATAATGTCCATACATCTATCATGA
- a CDS encoding EFR1 family ferrodoxin (N-terminal region resembles flavodoxins. C-terminal ferrodoxin region binds two 4Fe-4S clusters.): MKKITLIYFSPTKTTETVLRAITQGLAQNLEISDSEITAINFTPPKIRDTVLAPFDGNDIVLLGAPVYAGRLPADAADFFKKLTAVNTPAILTVVYGNRAYDDALLELKDVASSCGFIPVSGAAFIGEHSFASTEIPVAMNRPDENDLKQAADFGAETGNMLKKTNDLKKISALKVPGNFPYKEGMGKGAPDFIEVTDSCTNCGICATACPSNAIDAERGFATIAEDCILCCACIKACPEEARLMKDGSIKDKARWLNETCSTPKSVQIFFATEP; encoded by the coding sequence ATGAAAAAAATTACCCTTATATATTTCAGCCCCACCAAAACAACCGAAACAGTGCTTAGGGCCATAACCCAGGGTCTTGCCCAAAATCTGGAAATCAGTGACTCTGAAATCACCGCTATCAACTTCACCCCTCCAAAGATCCGGGACACCGTGCTTGCGCCCTTTGATGGCAATGATATTGTACTGCTGGGGGCACCTGTCTATGCTGGCCGCCTGCCCGCAGATGCCGCTGATTTCTTTAAAAAACTGACTGCTGTCAACACCCCGGCCATACTCACAGTGGTCTACGGTAACAGGGCATATGATGATGCGTTGCTGGAACTTAAGGATGTTGCGTCGTCATGCGGATTTATCCCTGTTTCCGGGGCGGCCTTTATTGGCGAACATTCATTTGCAAGCACAGAGATTCCCGTTGCCATGAACCGGCCGGATGAGAACGATCTAAAACAGGCCGCAGACTTTGGCGCCGAGACCGGAAATATGCTCAAAAAGACCAATGATTTAAAGAAAATTTCCGCTTTGAAGGTACCGGGAAATTTTCCGTACAAGGAGGGCATGGGCAAGGGTGCCCCTGACTTCATTGAGGTAACCGATTCGTGCACGAACTGCGGGATTTGTGCCACGGCTTGTCCATCAAATGCCATTGATGCGGAGCGCGGGTTTGCCACCATTGCTGAAGACTGTATTCTCTGCTGCGCCTGTATCAAGGCATGTCCAGAAGAGGCAAGATTGATGAAGGACGGCTCCATCAAGGATAAGGCCAGGTGGCTGAACGAAACCTGCTCAACGCCTAAATCTGTCCAAATCTTTTTTGCCACGGAGCCCTGA
- a CDS encoding anaerobic ribonucleoside-triphosphate reductase activating protein produces MYIGGFQKNSLIDFPGTIACVVFTRGCNFTCPYCHNPDLAAGTVTPEGGGSSGGLGLKIPDQKEILTFLEKRKGMIEGIVVTGGEPTLQADLIDFIQTVRQMDYKIKLDTNGTAPRVLDALFDQGLVDYLAMDIKTDTDHYPMVMKNPGHLNRVMESISLIMKKSPAYEFRTTCARPFVTPVIMENIGKMIRGAASYILQPCSRDVDVLDPDFATVDDHFLSADDMAALKAAVLPFVENTRIR; encoded by the coding sequence ATGTATATTGGCGGATTTCAAAAAAATTCCCTGATTGATTTTCCGGGAACCATTGCTTGTGTGGTGTTTACCCGGGGGTGTAACTTCACCTGCCCCTACTGCCATAATCCGGATCTTGCTGCCGGAACTGTCACGCCCGAAGGGGGCGGCAGTTCCGGTGGTTTGGGTTTGAAGATCCCGGATCAGAAAGAGATTCTGACCTTCCTGGAAAAACGGAAAGGCATGATTGAGGGGATTGTCGTTACCGGCGGAGAACCCACCCTGCAAGCGGATCTGATTGATTTTATCCAAACGGTCCGGCAGATGGACTATAAAATCAAGCTGGACACCAACGGTACGGCCCCCAGGGTCCTGGACGCACTTTTTGACCAGGGCCTTGTGGATTATCTGGCCATGGATATTAAAACAGATACGGACCACTATCCCATGGTAATGAAGAACCCCGGGCATCTGAATCGGGTAATGGAAAGTATTTCTTTGATCATGAAAAAATCACCGGCGTATGAATTCAGAACAACATGTGCAAGACCGTTTGTTACACCGGTTATCATGGAAAATATCGGCAAAATGATCCGGGGGGCGGCATCCTATATACTTCAGCCGTGCTCCCGAGACGTAGATGTGCTGGATCCGGATTTTGCCACCGTGGATGATCATTTTTTAAGCGCCGATGACATGGCGGCATTAAAGGCTGCCGTGTTACCCTTTGTGGAAAACACCAGGATACGATAG